The following proteins are co-located in the Micromonospora coriariae genome:
- a CDS encoding DsrE family protein, producing MLGPMARSLVVKATAGADAPERCAQAFTVAATAVAAGVDVSLWLTGESTWFALPGRAQEFELPHSAPLAELLHVILTSGRVTACTQCAARRQIGPDDVLPGVRIAGAAVFVEESLAEGAQALVY from the coding sequence ATGCTGGGCCCCATGGCCCGTTCTCTCGTCGTCAAGGCCACCGCTGGGGCGGACGCCCCGGAGCGGTGCGCACAGGCGTTCACGGTCGCCGCGACCGCGGTCGCGGCCGGGGTGGACGTGTCGCTCTGGCTGACCGGCGAGTCGACCTGGTTCGCGCTGCCCGGCCGCGCCCAGGAGTTCGAGCTGCCGCATTCGGCGCCGCTGGCCGAGCTGCTGCACGTCATCCTCACGAGCGGCAGGGTGACCGCCTGCACCCAGTGCGCGGCGCGCCGGCAGATCGGGCCGGACGACGTGCTGCCCGGCGTCCGGATCGCCGGCGCCGCGGTCTTCGTTGAGGAGTCCCTGGCCGAGGGAGCGCAGGCACTGGTCTACTGA
- the mtfM gene encoding small membrane protein MtfM, which produces MVTEIGFVSLLVAGLGGLAGGLVYLAVRISRGRW; this is translated from the coding sequence ATGGTTACCGAGATCGGGTTCGTCAGCCTGCTGGTCGCCGGCCTGGGCGGGCTCGCCGGTGGCCTGGTCTACCTCGCCGTACGCATATCGAGAGGACGTTGGTGA
- a CDS encoding SCP2 sterol-binding domain-containing protein, with protein sequence MTEVTERFFESLPARAPEILVGLADGTLQIDLGTDNVTEHWLVRMRPGAVHVSRHRGPADAIWYSSMALFDRLVTGEAQGVAAVLRNESTFSGNVVLFLAFRRFFPDPPGTRDPREVAREQAGRQA encoded by the coding sequence GTGACCGAGGTGACGGAGAGGTTCTTCGAATCACTGCCGGCGCGCGCCCCGGAAATCCTCGTCGGCCTGGCCGACGGCACCCTTCAGATCGACCTCGGCACCGACAACGTGACCGAGCACTGGCTGGTCCGCATGCGGCCGGGGGCGGTCCACGTCAGCCGTCATCGCGGGCCGGCCGACGCCATCTGGTACAGCAGCATGGCGCTGTTCGATCGTCTGGTGACCGGCGAGGCCCAGGGGGTCGCGGCGGTGCTGCGCAACGAAAGCACGTTCAGCGGGAACGTGGTGCTCTTCCTGGCCTTTCGGCGTTTCTTCCCGGACCCACCGGGCACCCGCGACCCGCGCGAGGTGGCCCGGGAACAGGCCGGGCGGCAGGCGTGA
- a CDS encoding aminotransferase class IV, whose amino-acid sequence MVLSSVGKVAADTTARIAMLGRAPVPTSEPVLRGDDLGVLRGDGLFETMHLRRGQPWLRDEHLARLAAAAAAVELPLPPVAALIELLDTVRAGWPVQVEGALRLVCTRGREVGGPPTVYATLAEVPASSRAARRDGISVATLPLGVPADARTGLEWLPAGIKSTSYAVNSAARRWAHRAGVDDVLWISSDGYALEGPTANVVWLTGDTLCTVPAATTGILPGTTAAWLLGHAGELGLAAAERMVTPAELHGADGIWFSSSVRGITEVHTLDGMRRDRSPHTPALHALLGFAVA is encoded by the coding sequence ATGGTGCTGTCGTCCGTCGGAAAGGTCGCGGCCGATACGACCGCGCGGATCGCCATGCTCGGGCGCGCCCCGGTCCCGACCAGTGAGCCCGTGCTGCGCGGCGACGACCTCGGCGTGCTCCGCGGCGACGGCCTCTTCGAGACCATGCATCTGCGCCGGGGCCAGCCGTGGCTGCGCGACGAGCACCTGGCCCGGCTGGCCGCTGCGGCTGCCGCCGTCGAGCTGCCCCTGCCACCCGTCGCCGCGCTGATCGAGCTGCTCGACACGGTGCGCGCGGGGTGGCCGGTGCAGGTGGAGGGGGCTCTGCGGCTGGTCTGCACCCGGGGCCGGGAGGTCGGCGGCCCACCGACCGTCTACGCCACCCTGGCCGAGGTGCCGGCGTCGTCCCGCGCGGCCCGCCGGGACGGGATCAGTGTGGCGACCCTGCCGCTGGGGGTGCCCGCCGACGCGCGCACGGGGCTGGAATGGCTGCCGGCCGGGATCAAGTCGACCTCGTACGCGGTCAACAGCGCCGCCCGCCGTTGGGCCCACCGGGCCGGGGTGGACGACGTGCTCTGGATCTCGTCGGACGGGTACGCGCTGGAGGGCCCGACCGCCAACGTGGTGTGGCTCACCGGCGACACGCTCTGCACCGTGCCCGCCGCCACCACCGGCATCCTGCCCGGTACGACAGCCGCCTGGCTGCTCGGGCACGCCGGCGAGCTGGGCCTGGCCGCCGCCGAACGGATGGTCACCCCGGCCGAACTGCACGGGGCAGACGGCATCTGGTTCAGCTCGTCGGTGCGCGGGATCACCGAGGTGCACACCCTGGACGGGATGCGCCGCGACCGGTCCCCGCACACCCCCGCCCTGCACGCTCTGCTGGGTTTCGCCGTCGCCTGA
- a CDS encoding Fur family transcriptional regulator — MSESSLAEMLRARGLRLTAQRQLVLQAVLDLGHATPEQVHTAVREVAAGVNITTIYRTLELLERLGLVTHTHLSHGSPTYHAAGEHQHVHLVCRECGAIDEIDPELLRPLADQLAAQRGFRVDIGHVSLFGVCERCENGDQK; from the coding sequence GTGTCCGAATCCTCCCTCGCGGAAATGCTCCGGGCCCGTGGGCTGCGGCTGACGGCCCAGCGGCAGCTCGTGCTCCAGGCGGTGCTCGATCTGGGCCACGCCACCCCGGAGCAGGTGCACACCGCGGTCCGGGAGGTCGCCGCCGGCGTCAACATCACCACCATCTATCGCACGCTGGAGCTGCTGGAACGGCTCGGCCTGGTGACCCACACCCATCTCTCGCACGGCTCGCCGACCTACCACGCGGCCGGTGAGCACCAACACGTCCACCTGGTCTGCCGGGAGTGCGGCGCGATCGACGAGATCGATCCGGAGCTGCTCCGTCCGCTCGCCGACCAGTTGGCCGCGCAACGGGGGTTCCGGGTGGACATCGGGCACGTGTCGCTCTTCGGCGTCTGCGAACGCTGCGAGAACGGGGACCAGAAATGA
- a CDS encoding FABP family protein, which produces MSDENPLQPPWLNAPPVDPYPFEESHDLRVGPKLHPALDGLLPYIGLWRGRGKGGFPTIEDFDYAQEIRISHDGRPFLHYESRAWILDEQSQPVRPAGREVGWWRPVLVDGRATDELEALLTTPTGVMELHLGKRTGTQVEFATDAVVRTATAKEVTGGHRLFGIVEGALLYAQEMAAMGHPLSAHLSARLVRVGG; this is translated from the coding sequence GTGAGCGACGAGAACCCGCTGCAGCCCCCGTGGCTGAACGCGCCGCCGGTCGACCCGTACCCGTTCGAGGAGAGTCACGACCTGCGGGTCGGGCCGAAGCTGCATCCCGCCTTGGACGGCCTGCTGCCCTACATCGGGCTGTGGCGCGGCCGGGGCAAGGGCGGTTTCCCCACCATCGAGGACTTCGACTACGCGCAGGAGATCCGGATCAGCCACGACGGTCGGCCGTTCCTGCACTACGAGTCGCGGGCCTGGATCCTCGACGAGCAGAGCCAGCCGGTCCGCCCGGCCGGACGCGAGGTCGGCTGGTGGCGGCCGGTGCTGGTGGACGGCCGGGCCACCGACGAGCTGGAGGCCCTGCTGACCACCCCGACCGGGGTGATGGAGCTGCACCTGGGCAAGCGCACCGGCACCCAGGTCGAGTTCGCCACCGACGCGGTGGTCCGGACGGCGACCGCCAAGGAGGTGACCGGCGGGCACCGGCTCTTCGGCATCGTCGAGGGTGCGCTGCTCTACGCCCAGGAGATGGCCGCGATGGGGCACCCGCTCAGCGCCCACCTCTCCGCCCGGCTCGTTCGGGTCGGCGGCTGA